AAGAGTTGTTTTTACACCAGTTTCATAGTTAACTGCATAAAGTGTTTTGCTTCCGATTTTTGTCATATAAACAATCGGCCGGTTTGGATTCAATGCAGTATCATTCGGTTTAAAACCTAACAGGATAGGAGCGCCTTCCGCGTTAGCTTTTGATAAGAATAGTAAATTACTAGAAAAGGACGAGAAGCACAGGATTACAGCAATAAAGTAAATGATTAACCTTTTCATTTGATGATCCCCCTGGAATTATTTTTGCTTAAATATTGCTTCCTTTGTTCTTAATATAGCCTTTGCGTCCAAGAAAATTGATTTCATAATAGCCATTTTCCAATTTTACATAGCTAACCTTTTGGTTCTTTGATATTTTGCCTATTATATCTGCTGAATTTCCATTTTGGCTGCTGTAAACCGCCTCTTCCTGGTCTAATAAAATGGAACCTTTAACCGGAAGCTTGGCAGCCGAGTTGTTGATCCGGGCGTTAAAAATCGGAGTTGCTGCTGTTTTTTTAATGTAAGCTACGCCGGTTCCTATTTCTCCTTGAATAAATGGCCCTGCTCCTATTGATTTCGCCATAAAGATTTGTCCTTTTTTCAACTTACCCATATGGACATACACGCCGTTTCTGAAAGTAAAGATTTCTGCATTCTCCTGTTTGACTTCAAAATATTTAATTGAAGATGTGTACTGAAGATTTAGCAGATTCTTATGAATATAGCCCATCCGATTACCGATTAATAAAGAATAATAGTCTCCGGATTGCGAGTATATATTTATTGAAGTTCCTTTATTTACATATAATAGTACTTTTCCTTTAGTATCAGGCTTATTTAGAACCTTGGTGTAACCCTTCGCAACAACCAGGCCGTTACTCTTTAAAGACCCATTTGTAAAACCCTTGGTCGGCTGATTTAGATATGCATAGACATCTGTTTTTCGAAGGTAACCTTTTTTACCCCCTAATTGAATTTCATACCAATCGACTTTATCAGCAGAAATTTTAAATGATTCTCCTCTGGTAAGAGAACCTATCTTTGTTTCATTGGAAGCTGGGATAGGATAAACAGCCGTTGTTCGTTTAGTTTTCACATAGTAAACCTTATTTTTAATTTTATGATGCTTAAATACAATTGAAGCGATATCCGCAATCACCTTTTGCGACTTTGTGTAAGATAAGTTATTGGTCATTACAGCAAGTGCGAACGGATTTTTATCGTAGATAATCCCTATATCATTATAAATTCTGGACATAGGAATCATTCCAACTTTATGAGCAACTGGAACACCTTTAACTCCTCGCGGAATCGTTGTGTTGTAATCCGTTTTCTTTAGGTAATCCACGAGCTCTTTACCAAGTGGATTTGTCCTGGAGAAGGTATATAAGCGGTTGGCGTACACGACTAAGTCAGTGGAAGACGTTATGTTTTGTCCACCTGGATAAGCATTCTTTCCGCCAACCTTTTTCATATAGGCAATAAAATTGTTCTTGCCGACTCTCTCACGAAGCATGATAAACGCAATATTATCGCTATGTATCATGGACTTTTTGACCAAATCCCTAATTGAGTATTTCGTTCCGAACCTTTGTTTCTGGATAACTCCGCTGCCTCCATAGTAATGGTGGCGTTTGTAGGTCAATTTTTCGTTTAGGTTGATTTTTTTAGCAGCAGCCAGTTCCATTACATATAGAGCTAAAGGCAATTTAATCGTACTTGCTGCCTTTCTTGCACTTGTACTATTAAGCTTAAATTCTTCTCCTGTCGTTAAGTCCCTATAATGGAGAGTGATAGTACCTCCGGATTTCTTTATGTATTGCTTCAACTCTTTTGATACATTGTTATTGAAGGTTTGATAAGCACTTATTGTTGCCGCCTGGGCAATTTGGGCCGGCAGAACTGATGGTAATAACACCAATAAACTCAACAATGCAATTAATATTTTTTTTATAAAAGACACTTCTTCTCCCCCTGGAAACGATTAGCCTATTAATCTTATTTTAAAATATTCTCAATAGTAAATATATAGAATTTTATACAACTGAAAGACATGACCTAATTATCATGCCTTTCAATTAATTTTACTCCTCAATATCAAAGGAATAGACATTCCCTAACGAGTCTTTATACTCTAAAACATAATATTTTGCTTCATTTTGAGGCTTAATATATTTTACATAATTGGTTCCAGGTTTTAATTCAAATTCTTTTCGGTCAAGCAACTCACCCATATATATTGAATCATATACCTTTATAGATAGTTTAATTGAATCTGATACGGCGATTTGAAGGTTTAGCTGTTTATTAATACTGGAATTCTCACTATCGGGAATAAATGAGTATTCTTGTGACTGCAGCCATGGCGGATTCTCCCGATTTGTCATTTTCCCCTGTACCACCCTCTCATTTCCATTAGAATGCCTGCCCCTAATCGTATAAAAGTATACATCTCCATACTCATACCAGCCATTGACATCGAATCCATCCCATTTAAATGTGTTTATTCCTTGCAGAGCCGATGAATTAGTGGAAATCGTTCTTATCTTCTGTTTAGAAGAATTCAAAACCTCTATTGTTACCATTGCTGGCTTGGACAAGTGATAATACACCTCACTCGCGACTTCTTCCCAGGCAAACAATTGAACAATGGATGGGGCAACGATTTCAACATACTCATAGGCGACTGCAATGTTGCCAACGTACTGGCTTGTTTGTTTATATTTATCAGTAAAAGTGATTTTGAATTGATATTGCCCGTCGGCTAAATAGGTTCCGGATTGGTTTTTCCCATCATAGATAAAAGAATGGGACCCTTTGTGTTTATAAGAACCTGACTGAACTGTTCGGAGAATTTTTCCGTCTTTTACTATCTGGATGGTGACATATCCTTGTTTGCTTATGTTATAGGATACGGACAAATTTGTTTTGGACTGGTAACGAATATTCAGCGAAGACTTTACTATTGGCTTTAGCCAGTCCTGAAGAGTAAAGACGCTACTCTTCATAATTGACTTGTTTCCTGTAGCATCTCTGTACTCGACATAGAACTTAAATTTCCCTTCAGCTGCGAATTGCCCTTTGTCATTTTTCCCATCCCAATATAAAGAAGAAATTCCCCGCTGGTAAATTTGTTCAGACTTGATTTCTCTGACCCTCACTCCATTATCTGTTGTGATATAGGCACTTACATAGGCAGATTCTTTAAGGTCGATTTTAGCGAGGGGTTTTGTTTTGCCATCCATCTTTAATAGTGAAGAGCTAAGACTCATTTTCCCAGCAGGCTTAATGGAGTCCACCTTAACGGACACTTTTCTGGTTGCCCCTTTCCCTTTCCTTGAGTCAACCACTGACATCACAAGGGTATAGGATCCATCACGAACCTTCTTGCCTTTATTATCCTTTCCTTCCCATATAATCATTTTCCTTCCAGATGATAAGGATTTATTGTACATAAACCTTTTAATTTCCTTTTTATTTCGATCATAAAGAATCGCTGTCACCTTCGAGCCCATGTTTAGTTCATAAGGAAGCCTTAGTTTTCCATTGGCCGCAGGTGAAAATTGAGAAGAAGATGTTACTTTGATAGATGGAGTAGCCTTGTTAATTGTTTTAACATTAGCAGCTTTGTAAATAGTCTTTTTTCCGTTTGTAACCTTTGCCACTACTTTATATATTCCATTTGGAACAAATGCTCCATTTTCCTGTTTGCCATCCCAAACCGCCGTTACTTTTCCGCCCTTCCATTTTTTATTGGTAACAAGCTTCCTAAGAAGCGTTCCTTTGGAATTTTGGATATAGAGCGAAACAGATGTCCCACCTTGAGCATAAACGGAAATTGTATTTTTATTAAGACCAGTCATTGTGAACTCAGGCATTGACAACTTAAGACTATAGACAGGATTTGGTGTGCTGCTCAATGCTTTATAAGCATCCACCCTCCCATTTCCGTATAGATAGTCCCACCCTTGATTTCCGAGATCTGCGGATGACTTTTTTAAGATATTTTCAACCTGTGCAGGTGTCAAAAATGGATTCTTAGATAAAACTAATGCTGCTACACCAGATACAACAGGTGCCGCCATTGATGTACCGCTCATATTTCTATAGGAACTACCTGCTACTGTTGAGTAAATATCCACCCCAGGAGCTGAGAAATCTATATACGAACCATAATTGGAAAACTGAGTGATCTGGTCACTGGCATCTGTAGCACTCACGCCAAGTACGGATTGCAATGCTGCCGGGTAGGTATCAGTGGATGAATCATCATTTCCAGCAGCCGCTATCACCGTAACACCTTTGGTATATGCGTAATGAATTGCATAATCCAGGGCGTAACTGTAATTAATACTTCCAAGACTTAAATTGATAATGTCCGCTTTATGGTCAACTGCATAATAAATTCCATCAACAACATTAAAAATATCGGCAGCATCCCCGTTGAACACACTAACAGGCATTATTTTTACGTTTGGCGCGATGCCTGCAATGCCAGTCTTATTAATCGTAGCTGCAATAATTCCGGCTACATGCGTTCCATGGTCGTCCGGTAGGATAGATGTGCTTCCTCTCACAACATCATATGGATAAATGATTTTTCCTTTCAAATCAGGATGACTTGTCTGTACTCCT
The window above is part of the Mesobacillus jeotgali genome. Proteins encoded here:
- a CDS encoding serine hydrolase, which encodes MSFIKKILIALLSLLVLLPSVLPAQIAQAATISAYQTFNNNVSKELKQYIKKSGGTITLHYRDLTTGEEFKLNSTSARKAASTIKLPLALYVMELAAAKKINLNEKLTYKRHHYYGGSGVIQKQRFGTKYSIRDLVKKSMIHSDNIAFIMLRERVGKNNFIAYMKKVGGKNAYPGGQNITSSTDLVVYANRLYTFSRTNPLGKELVDYLKKTDYNTTIPRGVKGVPVAHKVGMIPMSRIYNDIGIIYDKNPFALAVMTNNLSYTKSQKVIADIASIVFKHHKIKNKVYYVKTKRTTAVYPIPASNETKIGSLTRGESFKISADKVDWYEIQLGGKKGYLRKTDVYAYLNQPTKGFTNGSLKSNGLVVAKGYTKVLNKPDTKGKVLLYVNKGTSINIYSQSGDYYSLLIGNRMGYIHKNLLNLQYTSSIKYFEVKQENAEIFTFRNGVYVHMGKLKKGQIFMAKSIGAGPFIQGEIGTGVAYIKKTAATPIFNARINNSAAKLPVKGSILLDQEEAVYSSQNGNSADIIGKISKNQKVSYVKLENGYYEINFLGRKGYIKNKGSNI
- a CDS encoding S8 family serine peptidase, encoding MRIISGILVTLSFLLLLASEGYAEEIKPKISKYNTEVLFDENKDFESNELIIKFKSEATSEEKELLLEALKMKGISHLKRGDFTLVEVPGKAELTFVAEKLLKYKKVEYVEPNYQIDSKFTPSDPNYSKQWYLKKIQMPKAWDVSKGSSLVTVAVVDGGVQTSHPDLKGKIIYPYDVVRGSTSILPDDHGTHVAGIIAATINKTGIAGIAPNVKIMPVSVFNGDAADIFNVVDGIYYAVDHKADIINLSLGSINYSYALDYAIHYAYTKGVTVIAAAGNDDSSTDTYPAALQSVLGVSATDASDQITQFSNYGSYIDFSAPGVDIYSTVAGSSYRNMSGTSMAAPVVSGVAALVLSKNPFLTPAQVENILKKSSADLGNQGWDYLYGNGRVDAYKALSSTPNPVYSLKLSMPEFTMTGLNKNTISVYAQGGTSVSLYIQNSKGTLLRKLVTNKKWKGGKVTAVWDGKQENGAFVPNGIYKVVAKVTNGKKTIYKAANVKTINKATPSIKVTSSSQFSPAANGKLRLPYELNMGSKVTAILYDRNKKEIKRFMYNKSLSSGRKMIIWEGKDNKGKKVRDGSYTLVMSVVDSRKGKGATRKVSVKVDSIKPAGKMSLSSSLLKMDGKTKPLAKIDLKESAYVSAYITTDNGVRVREIKSEQIYQRGISSLYWDGKNDKGQFAAEGKFKFYVEYRDATGNKSIMKSSVFTLQDWLKPIVKSSLNIRYQSKTNLSVSYNISKQGYVTIQIVKDGKILRTVQSGSYKHKGSHSFIYDGKNQSGTYLADGQYQFKITFTDKYKQTSQYVGNIAVAYEYVEIVAPSIVQLFAWEEVASEVYYHLSKPAMVTIEVLNSSKQKIRTISTNSSALQGINTFKWDGFDVNGWYEYGDVYFYTIRGRHSNGNERVVQGKMTNRENPPWLQSQEYSFIPDSENSSINKQLNLQIAVSDSIKLSIKVYDSIYMGELLDRKEFELKPGTNYVKYIKPQNEAKYYVLEYKDSLGNVYSFDIEE